From Glycine soja cultivar W05 chromosome 4, ASM419377v2, whole genome shotgun sequence, the proteins below share one genomic window:
- the LOC114408432 gene encoding fructose-bisphosphate aldolase 1, chloroplastic-like, protein MASASATLLKSSPVLDKCEWVKGQTLRQLLVRCNPSSASALTIKAASYADELVKTAKTVASPGRGILAMDESNATCGKRLASIGLENTEANRQAYRTLLVTVPGLGEYISGAILFEETLYQSTVDGRKIVDVLVDQNIVPGIKVDKGLVPLAGSNDESWCQGLDGLASRSAAYYQQGARFAKWRTVVSIPNGPSALAVKEAAWGLARYAAISQENGLVPIVEPEILLDGEHGIDRTFEVAQKVWSEVFLYLAENNVLLEGILLKPSMVTPGAESKDKATPQQVADYTLKLLHRRIPPAVPGIMFLSGGQSEVEATLNLNAMNQSPNPWHVSFSYARALQNTCLKTWGGLPENVKAAQDALLFRAKSNSLAQLGKYTAEGESEEATRGMFVKGYSY, encoded by the exons ATGGCCTCTGCTTCTGCTACTCTTCTCAAGTCATCTCCTGTTCTTGACAAGTGCGAGTGGGTCAAAGGCCAGACCCTTCGCCAACTTCTCGTGAGATGCAACCCTTCCTCAGCATCAGCTCTCACCATCAAAGCTGCTTCCTATGCTGACGAGCTCGTCAAAACCGCC AAAACAGTGGCCTCACCGGGGCGTGGTATTTTGGCGATGGATGAGTCAAATGCAACCTGCGGGAAGCGTTTGGCATCTATTGGGTTAGAGAACACAGAAGCTAATCGGCAGGCATACCGTACCCTACTTGTGACAGTACCTGGTCTTGGTGAATACATCTCTGGTGCCATTCTCTTTGAGGAAACTCTCTACCAATCCACTGTCGATGGAAGGAAGATCGTCGACGTACTTGTTGACCAAAACATTGTTCCCGGTATCAAGGTCGACAAG GGTTTGGTGCCCCTAGCTGGTTCGAACGATGAGTCATGGTGCCAAGGTCTTGATGGTCTTGCGTCTCGCTCAGCTGCATACTACCAGCAAGGTGCCCGTTTCGCCAAAtg GCGTACTGTTGTGAGCATCCCCAACGGTCCCTCTGCTCTGGCAGTGAAGGAAGCTGCCTGGGGTCTAGCTCGCTATGCTGCAATTTCACAG GAGAACGGGTTGGTCCCAATTGTGGAGCCAGAGATCTTGCTTGATGGTGAGCATGGGATTGACAGGACATTCGAAGTAGCCCAAAAGGTGTGGTCAGAGGTATTCTTGTACCTGGCTGAGAACAATGTCCTGTTGGAAGGTATTCTCCTCAAGCCTAGCATGGTTACTCCAGGAGCCGAGTCCAAGGACAAGGCCACTCCTCAGCAAGTTGCTGATTACACCCTCAAGCTCCTTCACAGGAGAATCCCACCTGCTGTCCCTGGAATCATG TTTCTGTCTGGCGGACAATCTgaggttgaagcaaccttgaaCTTGAATGCTATGAACCAGTCTCCAAACCCATGGCACGTGTCCTTCTCCTACGCCAGAGCTCTCCAAAACACCTGCTTGAAGACATGGGGTGGACTCCCTGAGAACGTGAAGGCTGCTCAAGATGCACTCCTTTTCCGTGCCAAGTCCAACTCACTCGCTCAGCTTGGAAAGTACACTGCCGAGGGTGAATCTGAGGAAGCCACTCGGGGAATGTTCGTCAAAGGTTA